The following are encoded together in the Gorilla gorilla gorilla isolate KB3781 chromosome 14, NHGRI_mGorGor1-v2.1_pri, whole genome shotgun sequence genome:
- the ZIC5 gene encoding zinc finger protein ZIC 5 isoform X2, translated as MEPPLSKRNPPALRLADLATAQVQPLQNMTGFPALAGPPAHSQLRAAVAHLRLRDLGADPGVATTPLGPEHMAQASTLGLSPPSQAFPAHPEAPAAAARAAALVAHPGAGSYPCGGGSSGAQPSAPPPPAPPLPPTPSPPPPPPPPPPPALSGYTTTNSGGGGSSGKGHSRDFVLRRDLSATAPAAAMHGAPLGGEQRSGTGSPQHPAPPPHSAGMFISASGTYAGPDGSGGPALFPALHDTPGAPGGHPHPLNGQMRLGLAAAAAAAAAELYGRAEPPFAPRSGDSHYGAVAAAAAAALHGYGAVNLNLNLAAAAAAAAAGPGPHLQHHAPPPAPPPPAPAQHPHQHHPHLPGAAGAFLRYMRQPIKQELICKWIDPDELAGLPPPPPPPPPPPPAGGAKPCSKTFGTMHELVNHVTVEHVGGPEQSSHVCFWEDCPREGKPFKAKYKLINHIRVHTGEKPFPCPFPGCGKVFARSENLKIHKRTHTVIR; from the exons ATGGAGCCCCCTTTGAGCAAGAGGAACCCGCCAGCGCTGAGATTAGCGGATTTGGCAACGGCTCAGGTCCAGCCGCTTCAGAATATGACAGGCTTCCCGGCGCTGGCCGGCCCGCCCGCCCACTCCCAACTCCGGGCCGCCGTCGCGCACCTCCGCCTGCGGGACCTGGGCGCTGACCCCGGCGTGGCCACCACTCCGCTCGGACCCGAGCACATGGCCCAGGCGAGCACGCTGGGCCTCAGCCCTCCCTCCCAGGCGTTCCCGGCACACCCGGAGGCTCCGGCAGCCGCCGCCCGTGCTGCAGCCTTGGTCGCGCACCCCGGCGCGGGCAGCTACCCCTGTGGCGGGGGCAGCAGTGGCGCGCAGCCCTCCgcgcccccgcccccagcccctcctcttcctcccaccccttcaccccctccccctcccccgcctcctcctcctcctgccctctcgggctacaccaccaccaacagtggcggcggcggcagcagcggcaAAGGCCACAGCAGGGACTTCGTCCTCCGGAGGGACCTTTCCGCCACGGCCCCCGCGGCGGCCATGCACGGGGCCCCGCTCGGAGGGGAGCAGCGGTCCGGCACCGGCTCCCCCCAGCACCCGGCCCCGCCTCCCCACTCGGCCGGCATGTTCATCTCCGCCAGCGGCACCTACGCGGGCCCGGACGGCAGCGGCGGCCCGGCGCTCTTCCCCGCGCTGCACGACACGCCGGGGGCCCCAGGCGGCCACCCGCACCCGCTCAACGGCCAGATGCGCCTGGGGCtggcggcggcagcggcagccGCGGCGGCTGAGCTGTACGGCCGCGCCGAACCGCCCTTCGCGCCGCGCTCTGGGGACTCGCACTACGGGGCGGTTGCGGCCGCAGCGGCGGCCGCCCTGCACGGCTACGGAGCCGTGAACTTAAACCTGAACCTGGCGGCTGCGGCGGCCGCAGCAGCGGCCGGGCCCGGGCCCCACCTGCAGCACCACGCGCCGCCcccggcgccgccgccgccggcgcCCGCGCAGCACCCGCACCagcaccacccccacctcccaggggcGGCTGGGGCCTTCCTGCGCTACATGCGGCAGCCAATCAAGCAGGAGCTCATCTGCAAGTGGATCGACCCCGACGAGCTGGCCgggctgccgccgccgccgccgccgccgccgccaccgcccccggccgGCGGCGCCAAGCCCTGCTCCAAAACTTTCGGCACCATGCACGAGCTGGTGAATCACGTCACGGTGGAGCACGTGGGAGGCCCCGAGCAGAGCAGCCACGTCTGCTTCTGGGAGGACTGTCCGCGCGAGGGCAAGCCCTTCAAGGCCAAATACAAGCTCATCAACCACATCCGCGTGCACACCGGCGAGAAGCCCTTTCCCTGCCCTTTCCCCGGCTGCGGCAAGGTCTTCGCGCGCTCCGAGAACCTCAAGATCCACAAGCGTACTCATACAG TAATTCGATAG
- the ZIC2 gene encoding zinc finger protein ZIC 2 isoform X2, whose product MLLDAGPQFPAIGVGSFARHHHHSAAAAAAAAAEMQDRELSLAAAQNGFVDSAAAHMGAFKLNPGAHELSPGQSSAFTSQGPGAYPGSAAAAAAAAALGPHAAHVGSYSGPPFNSTRDFLFRSRGFGDSAPGGGQHGLFGPGAGGLHHAHSDAQGHLLFPGLPEQHGPHGSQNVLNGQMRLGLPGEVFGRSEQYRQVASPRTDPYSAAQLHNQYGPMNMNMGMNMAAAAAHHHHHHHHHPGAFFRYMRQQCIKQELICKWIDPEQLSNPKKSCNKTFSTMHELVTHVSVEHVGGPEQSNHVCFWEECPREGKPFKAKYKLVNHIRVHTGEKPFPCPFPGCGKVFARSENLKIHKRTHTGEKPFQCEFEGCDRRFANSSDRKKHMHVHTSDKPYLCKMCDKSYTHPSSLRKHMKSPLVPPPGFCLAGP is encoded by the exons ATGCTCCTGGACGCGGGTCCGCAGTTCCCGGCCATCGGGGTGGGCAGCTTCGCGCGCCACCATCACCActccgccgcggcggcggcggcggctgccgCCGAGATGCAGGACCGTGAACTGAGCCTGGCGGCGGCGCAGAACGGCTTCGTTGACTCCGCCGCCGCGCACATGGGAGCCTTCAAGCTCAACCCGGGCGCGCACGAGCTGTCCCCGGGCCAGAGCTCGGCGTTCACGTCGCAGGGCCCCGGCGCCTACCCCGGCTCCGCTGCGGCTGCCGCTGCGGCCGCAGCGCTCGGGCCCCACGCCGCGCACGTTGGCTCCTACTCTGGGCCGCCCTTTAACTCCACCCGGGACTTCCTGTTCCGCAGCCGCGGCTTCGGGGACTCGGCGCCGGGCGGCGGGCAGCACGGGCTGTTCGGGCCGGGAGCGGGCGGCCTGCACCACGCGCACTCGGACGCGCAGGGCCACCTCCTCTTCCCGGGCCTGCCAGAGCAGCATGGGCCGCACGGCTCGCAGAATGTGCTCAACGGGCAGATGCGCCTCGGGCTGCCCGGCGAGGTGTTCGGGCGCTCGGAGCAATACCGCCAGGTGGCCAGCCCGCGGACCGACCCCTACTCGGCGGCGCAACTCCACAACCAGTACGGCCCCATGAATATGAAcatgggtatgaacatggcagcAGCCGcggcccaccaccaccaccaccaccaccaccaccccggTGCCTTTTTCCGCTATATGCGGCAGCAGTGCATCAAGCAGGAGCTCATCTGCAAGTGGATCGACCCCGAGCAGCTGAGCAATCCCAAGAAGAGCTGCAACAAAACTTTCAGCACCATGCACGAGCTGGTGACACACGTCTCCGTGGAGCACGTCGGCGGCCCGGAGCAGAGCAACCACGTCTGCTTCTGGGAGGAGTGTCCGCGCGAGGGCAAGCCCTTCAAGGCCAAATACAAACTGGTCAACCACATCCGCGTGCACACAGGCGAGAAACCCTTCCCCTGCCCCTTCCCGGGCTGTGGCAAAGTCTTCGCGCGCTCCGAGAACCTCAAGATCCACAAAAGGACCCACACAG GGGAGAAGCCGTTCCAGTGTGAGTTTGAGGGCTGCGACCGGCGCTTCGCCAACAGCAGCGACAGGAAGAAGCACATGCACGTCCACACCTCCGATAAGCCCTATCTCTGCAAGATGTGCGACAAGTCCTACACGCACCCCAGCTCGCTGCGGAAGCACATGAAG TCCCCTCTGGTCCCCCCTCCCGGCTTTTGTCTTGCAGGTCCATGA
- the ZIC5 gene encoding zinc finger protein ZIC 5 isoform X1, with protein MFLKAGRGNKVPPVRVYGPDCVVLMEPPLSKRNPPALRLADLATAQVQPLQNMTGFPALAGPPAHSQLRAAVAHLRLRDLGADPGVATTPLGPEHMAQASTLGLSPPSQAFPAHPEAPAAAARAAALVAHPGAGSYPCGGGSSGAQPSAPPPPAPPLPPTPSPPPPPPPPPPPALSGYTTTNSGGGGSSGKGHSRDFVLRRDLSATAPAAAMHGAPLGGEQRSGTGSPQHPAPPPHSAGMFISASGTYAGPDGSGGPALFPALHDTPGAPGGHPHPLNGQMRLGLAAAAAAAAAELYGRAEPPFAPRSGDSHYGAVAAAAAAALHGYGAVNLNLNLAAAAAAAAAGPGPHLQHHAPPPAPPPPAPAQHPHQHHPHLPGAAGAFLRYMRQPIKQELICKWIDPDELAGLPPPPPPPPPPPPAGGAKPCSKTFGTMHELVNHVTVEHVGGPEQSSHVCFWEDCPREGKPFKAKYKLINHIRVHTGEKPFPCPFPGCGKVFARSENLKIHKRTHTGEKPFKCEFDGCDRKFANSSDRKKHSHVHTSDKPYYCKIRGCDKSYTHPSSLRKHMKIHCKSPPPSPGPLGYSSVGTPVGAPLSPVLDPARSHSSTLSPQVTNLNEWYVCQASGAPSHLHTPSSNGTTSETEDEEIYGNPEVVRTIH; from the exons ATGTTTTTGAAGGCGGGCAGAGGGAATAAAGTCCCCCCAGTGAGGGTCTATGGGCCTGATTGTGTAGTTCTGATGGAGCCCCCTTTGAGCAAGAGGAACCCGCCAGCGCTGAGATTAGCGGATTTGGCAACGGCTCAGGTCCAGCCGCTTCAGAATATGACAGGCTTCCCGGCGCTGGCCGGCCCGCCCGCCCACTCCCAACTCCGGGCCGCCGTCGCGCACCTCCGCCTGCGGGACCTGGGCGCTGACCCCGGCGTGGCCACCACTCCGCTCGGACCCGAGCACATGGCCCAGGCGAGCACGCTGGGCCTCAGCCCTCCCTCCCAGGCGTTCCCGGCACACCCGGAGGCTCCGGCAGCCGCCGCCCGTGCTGCAGCCTTGGTCGCGCACCCCGGCGCGGGCAGCTACCCCTGTGGCGGGGGCAGCAGTGGCGCGCAGCCCTCCgcgcccccgcccccagcccctcctcttcctcccaccccttcaccccctccccctcccccgcctcctcctcctcctgccctctcgggctacaccaccaccaacagtggcggcggcggcagcagcggcaAAGGCCACAGCAGGGACTTCGTCCTCCGGAGGGACCTTTCCGCCACGGCCCCCGCGGCGGCCATGCACGGGGCCCCGCTCGGAGGGGAGCAGCGGTCCGGCACCGGCTCCCCCCAGCACCCGGCCCCGCCTCCCCACTCGGCCGGCATGTTCATCTCCGCCAGCGGCACCTACGCGGGCCCGGACGGCAGCGGCGGCCCGGCGCTCTTCCCCGCGCTGCACGACACGCCGGGGGCCCCAGGCGGCCACCCGCACCCGCTCAACGGCCAGATGCGCCTGGGGCtggcggcggcagcggcagccGCGGCGGCTGAGCTGTACGGCCGCGCCGAACCGCCCTTCGCGCCGCGCTCTGGGGACTCGCACTACGGGGCGGTTGCGGCCGCAGCGGCGGCCGCCCTGCACGGCTACGGAGCCGTGAACTTAAACCTGAACCTGGCGGCTGCGGCGGCCGCAGCAGCGGCCGGGCCCGGGCCCCACCTGCAGCACCACGCGCCGCCcccggcgccgccgccgccggcgcCCGCGCAGCACCCGCACCagcaccacccccacctcccaggggcGGCTGGGGCCTTCCTGCGCTACATGCGGCAGCCAATCAAGCAGGAGCTCATCTGCAAGTGGATCGACCCCGACGAGCTGGCCgggctgccgccgccgccgccgccgccgccgccaccgcccccggccgGCGGCGCCAAGCCCTGCTCCAAAACTTTCGGCACCATGCACGAGCTGGTGAATCACGTCACGGTGGAGCACGTGGGAGGCCCCGAGCAGAGCAGCCACGTCTGCTTCTGGGAGGACTGTCCGCGCGAGGGCAAGCCCTTCAAGGCCAAATACAAGCTCATCAACCACATCCGCGTGCACACCGGCGAGAAGCCCTTTCCCTGCCCTTTCCCCGGCTGCGGCAAGGTCTTCGCGCGCTCCGAGAACCTCAAGATCCACAAGCGTACTCATACAG GGGAAAAGCCTTTCAAATGTGAATTTGATGGCTGCGACAGGAAGTTTGCCAATAGCAGTGATCGGAAGAAACATTCCCATGTCCACACCAGTGACAAGCCCTACTACTGCAAGATTCGAGGCTGTGACAAATCCTACACTCACCCAAGCTCCCTGAGGAAGCACATGAAGATTCACTGCAAGTCCCCACCACCTTCTCCAGGACCCCTTGGTTACTCATCAGTGGGGACTCCAGTGGGCGCCCCCTTGTCCCCTGTGCTGGACCCAGCCAGGAGTCACTCCAGCACTCTGTCCCCTCAGGTGACCAACCTCAATGAGTGGTACGTTTGCCAGGCCAGTGGGGCCCCCAGCCACCTCCACACCCCTTCCAGCAATGGAACCACCTCTGAGACTGAAGATGAGGAAATTTACGGGAACCCTGAAGTTGTGCGGACGATACATtag
- the ZIC2 gene encoding zinc finger protein ZIC 2 isoform X1, translated as MLLDAGPQFPAIGVGSFARHHHHSAAAAAAAAAEMQDRELSLAAAQNGFVDSAAAHMGAFKLNPGAHELSPGQSSAFTSQGPGAYPGSAAAAAAAAALGPHAAHVGSYSGPPFNSTRDFLFRSRGFGDSAPGGGQHGLFGPGAGGLHHAHSDAQGHLLFPGLPEQHGPHGSQNVLNGQMRLGLPGEVFGRSEQYRQVASPRTDPYSAAQLHNQYGPMNMNMGMNMAAAAAHHHHHHHHHPGAFFRYMRQQCIKQELICKWIDPEQLSNPKKSCNKTFSTMHELVTHVSVEHVGGPEQSNHVCFWEECPREGKPFKAKYKLVNHIRVHTGEKPFPCPFPGCGKVFARSENLKIHKRTHTGEKPFQCEFEGCDRRFANSSDRKKHMHVHTSDKPYLCKMCDKSYTHPSSLRKHMKVHESSPQGSESSPAASSGYESSTPPGLVSPSAEPQSSSNLSPAAAAAAAAAAAAAAAVSAVHRGGGSGSGGAGGGSGGGSGSGGGGGGAGGGGGGSSGGGSGTAGGHSGLSSNFNEWYV; from the exons ATGCTCCTGGACGCGGGTCCGCAGTTCCCGGCCATCGGGGTGGGCAGCTTCGCGCGCCACCATCACCActccgccgcggcggcggcggcggctgccgCCGAGATGCAGGACCGTGAACTGAGCCTGGCGGCGGCGCAGAACGGCTTCGTTGACTCCGCCGCCGCGCACATGGGAGCCTTCAAGCTCAACCCGGGCGCGCACGAGCTGTCCCCGGGCCAGAGCTCGGCGTTCACGTCGCAGGGCCCCGGCGCCTACCCCGGCTCCGCTGCGGCTGCCGCTGCGGCCGCAGCGCTCGGGCCCCACGCCGCGCACGTTGGCTCCTACTCTGGGCCGCCCTTTAACTCCACCCGGGACTTCCTGTTCCGCAGCCGCGGCTTCGGGGACTCGGCGCCGGGCGGCGGGCAGCACGGGCTGTTCGGGCCGGGAGCGGGCGGCCTGCACCACGCGCACTCGGACGCGCAGGGCCACCTCCTCTTCCCGGGCCTGCCAGAGCAGCATGGGCCGCACGGCTCGCAGAATGTGCTCAACGGGCAGATGCGCCTCGGGCTGCCCGGCGAGGTGTTCGGGCGCTCGGAGCAATACCGCCAGGTGGCCAGCCCGCGGACCGACCCCTACTCGGCGGCGCAACTCCACAACCAGTACGGCCCCATGAATATGAAcatgggtatgaacatggcagcAGCCGcggcccaccaccaccaccaccaccaccaccaccccggTGCCTTTTTCCGCTATATGCGGCAGCAGTGCATCAAGCAGGAGCTCATCTGCAAGTGGATCGACCCCGAGCAGCTGAGCAATCCCAAGAAGAGCTGCAACAAAACTTTCAGCACCATGCACGAGCTGGTGACACACGTCTCCGTGGAGCACGTCGGCGGCCCGGAGCAGAGCAACCACGTCTGCTTCTGGGAGGAGTGTCCGCGCGAGGGCAAGCCCTTCAAGGCCAAATACAAACTGGTCAACCACATCCGCGTGCACACAGGCGAGAAACCCTTCCCCTGCCCCTTCCCGGGCTGTGGCAAAGTCTTCGCGCGCTCCGAGAACCTCAAGATCCACAAAAGGACCCACACAG GGGAGAAGCCGTTCCAGTGTGAGTTTGAGGGCTGCGACCGGCGCTTCGCCAACAGCAGCGACAGGAAGAAGCACATGCACGTCCACACCTCCGATAAGCCCTATCTCTGCAAGATGTGCGACAAGTCCTACACGCACCCCAGCTCGCTGCGGAAGCACATGAAG GTCCATGAGTCCTCCCCGCAGGGCTCTGAATCCTCCCCGGCCGCCAGCTCCGGCTATGAGTCGTCCACGCCCCCGGGGCTGGTGTCCCCCAGCGCCGAGCCCCAGAGCAGCTCCAACCTGTCCccagcggcggcggcagcagcggcggcggctgcggcggcggcggccgcggtGTCCGCGGTGCACCGGGGCGGAGGCTCGGGCAGTGGCGGCGCGGGAGGCGGCTCAGGCGGCGGCAGCGGCAgtggcgggggcggcggcggggcgggcggcgggggcggcggcaGCTCTGGCGGGGGCAGCGGGACAGCCGGGGGTCACAGCGGCCTCTCCTCCAACTTCAATGAATGGTACGTGTGA